The genomic region ATCTCCAATGAGTACAAGGGCCACAATTACTGAGCACCACAAAGGAGAAGCAATATAGCACTCTTAAAATTGTGCCAACCTGAATAAGAACTTCTCTATGCCATTTGATTTAGGAGCTTGTTGGACTCCTCAGGCTTCCAACCATGTTCATTATGATCTAGCAAGTCAGTTAAGCTCACAGAATTTGAAACCCATCCGTACCCCAGCATGCGCTCCAAAACTGCAGCAGCTTTCTCCATATTGCCTACTCTTTGAAAACCACAAGCTATGGTTCTACATGTAGCAAAGCTGAGCCTATGCCCTCGCTCTCCCATTTCGTCAAGTAAAGTTAATGCTTCTGAAAATTCCTCTTTTGTACATAACGCTTGTACTAGAGCATTGTATGCACCAAACTTCATGGACATACCCATCTTATTTAACTCATCCCTCAACCTCAACGCTTCCATCAAGTTCCCTTCTTTACGGTGAGCATCAATTAATTCACAGTAGGTGATCTTGTCAGGCTTAATTCCCTTGGCTACCATCTCTTCAAATAGAGAGAAAACCTCAGATCTTTTTCCTATTGAGTTGTAGCCATGAAGAAGTGACGAGTAAGTTATAGTGGTTGGTACTAGACCCCTTGCCTGCATTTCCAAGAAGAGCTTTCTTGCTTCCTCCATATTCCAAGCCTTACAATGCCGATCAATCAGAGTTGTGTAGGTAACGTGGTCAGGCATGACCTGCTTTTCTAACATTTTCTCCAACAAATTACTTGCTTCTTGTAGCTTTTTACTCTTGCAGAACCTATCAATCAAAGTGTTGAAAGAGAGTCCAGTGGCAAAGCCCTTATGCAGCATATCTAGAAATAGTTCCTGAGCTTTCTCCAATTTTCCTTCTTCACAGCATCCACTGAGAAGGACATTGTACACAAAACTATCTGGAGGGATACCTCTTAAGGGCATTTCATCAAATAATTGTAATGCTTTATTTACATTACCGGATTTGCAATAACCATCAATGATTCTAGCATATGTCACACCGTTGGGAGTCAAGCCTCTATCCAAGATGCCAGAAAATAATTCATTAGCCTTTTCAATGTCACCTGCCTTTTGTAGCCCACCAATTAAGACATTATAAGTAACAATGTTTGGATTTACGCCTTTTTTGCACATCTCTTCATGAAGTTGAAAAGCCCTCTCTACATCACCCTGCTTGCAGAAACCAGTCATGAGAGAGGTGTAAGTGAAAACATCAGGAACCAAACCCTTCTCACTAAGCTCTGAGAAGATCCCAAGAGCCTCTTCCATTTTTCCATTCCTTGAGAGACCATTGATAAGCACACAGTAAGTTTTAACATCTGGTAGAAAACCTCGCGCCaggacaaatctgaattttgagAAGGCTTCTGTTATGTTCCCCTCCTTGCAATGCCCATCAATCAAGGCTCTATAGATTACGTCATTAGGTACTACACCATGACCTAGCATCTCACTGTAGTACCTATCAGCCATCTGCATCTCCCCAGACTCACTATAACCATAGATGAAAGCTCCATAAATATATGCATTTGGCTCTAACCCTCTGTCCAACATTTCTGCCAAGTAAGTCCTTGCTTCTTTCATCTTCTTAGCTTTACAAAGGCCTATAATGAGAGAGTTGTAGCAAAATATATCAGGAATAATCCCACACTCTTTCATCCCCTCCAACATTCTTCTTGCTTCTTCAAATCTACTTTCCCTAGTGTGTGCTGAAACTAGTGCTGTATAGATAATGGCATTTGGCTTCAAACCCCTTGTAATCATTTCCCCCAGTACAGTATTGGCCTGTCGGAGATTTCCATACTGACAAAGCCCACTAATTATTACACTGTAAGTTACCTTTGTGGGTGCCAAGTTCCTCTTCTTCGACTCATCAAGCAATTCAAAAGCATGAATCATATCATGCTCCCGACAGTAACCCTCAATCAACCAACTGTAAATTCTCGAATCAAGTCCTATGTCAGTCCTTATCAATTCATTCATGACTTCCCTTGCCTTCTCCATCTTACCAGCCCTGCAAAGCCCATTAAGAAGAGTGTTATATAAGACCCGATCTATCCATATGCCATGAGTAACCATTTCATCCTTGATTCTCAAAGCCTCTTCTACATCACCTTGTTTCACAAACCCATCAATCAAAGCATTATACCCAATCAAATCAGGCCTCAATCCTATATCTCTCATTTCTGACAAAACCAACTTTGCCTCTCTTAATCTCTTTTCCATACAATACCCATTGACAAGAGTCACATAAGTATAACAATCAGGGCCCAACCCCTTCTTAACCATAGACTTCTTCATCTCAATAGCTTCGTCAACACGCCGCGCTCTACACAAACCATGAATAACCACATTGTAAGCAACCAAATTCGGGATGCAACCCTTTCCACCCATTTCCAAAAACACCCTCTTCGCTTCATTAACATTCCCAGCCTTAAAGTGAGCATTGATAACAATAACATAAGTATACACATCAAAAGCAATCTTCATCTCTGACATTCTATCACAAACCTTTAGAAACATCTCCATCTTATTCACCTTCAACAACTCTCTCAACAATGAATTACAGCACAACATACTAGGCATAAATCCAACATTTTTCAAACCCATGAACACATTAACAGCCTCATCTATAAAACCCATTTTCCTATAACTACCAACTAACATATCAAACACAAAAGCATTAGATTTAGACCCAACATCACATTCTCTATAACAAACATCAATAGCACCCAAAACATCACACGAAGAGTTGCAAATTCTTATCATACGCTCCAAAATCTCATTTGCAGGTTCATAAATCTTAAAGTTGCAAAGAGAAACAACAAGTAGAGATAAGATATCCAAATTCTGAAAGGTACCCACTTTGTGTTCGGACCAGAGGAAGAAGCTGAGGAGTCGGGTCGGGTCAACGACCCGGTTCTGGAGTATGAAGGAGCGGATCACATCTGGGTTTAGCTTGGTGGGCAAGTCGGAGGAGTCTAAGAGGAGCTGCCAATTGTTGTGGGTGAGAATGGTGGTGATTTCTCGGACTGTGTCATGGATTTGTGAGGTGGAATAGTCTACGGGTCTTAGGGAAACGGGTCTGGGTTTGGTGATTGAATGTTTGTGTTGGGTTGAGAGAAGATTGGTGTTAGTGCGTATGAGTCTCCACATGATGTTGTTGAGGTTGAAGTGGAGTGAGTGAAGCTCTGAACTCTCTGCATTCGGAGGAAACGGGGGAAAGGAAGAGGCAAAATGTGTTGTGTTTGGAAACAGGGTTTgggctttttttccttttttttttttttgtcttttttattattgttattttttttaataaaataaaatatttatttattaactaaGGAGATCGGTCACAAGTACTGTTATTTTTTAAGACTATAGGTTAGTTAGAAACAATTTCCCCACATTTTTTGAGAGTTTGTAGGGATTGTAAGAACTTAGAGAAATTGATATCATTTTTGgttgaaaatgagagaaacaCTTTCTTTATGTTGTTATGCTTTTTATGgatgtaaaacattttcaaccaaatttaataaaataccaaaaaacaattttaaaaatccaaaaatcttcaagatgattaaaataaataccctcaaaatcttcaaatgatcaaaaaaaatatatatgtgggttccagttagctcaactagtaaagtccctgatgattgtataagagatctagggttcaatccccgcctacaccaaaaacttattgatgtcttggtctgatgataaagagtcaTAATCAAGAGCGAacgccataggttaaaactctctcccaaaaaaaaaaaaaacaaatgatcaAAAATATCATCgaaatctaaaaaaatgataaaaatacttCAAAAACCTTTAGAATGACCAAAttacccaaaaaccaaacccatgaATGGGTAAGCTCTAGGCCTTATAAaattgagaggaaaaaaaaagctttgcCCAACCCTTATGAGAGAAAATTGATAGAAAACAATACCTAGGGATTCCTAGAAACCTGAAATCCTCAAGATATGCAGAAAGAAACCAGCTGGAATTGGGACAACTCAAGGGAGCATACCCATAAACACAAAGAACGAGAGTGGATATGTCCTATCAGCCACCTATGGTTTAGAAAAAGGCTGATGGCTTAGGAATCAACACTTCATGAAAAGAAGTCTGGTACCTCAAGGAATGCAAAAAGATGGACAATGAAGGAAGGTGGCTGAAGATCTTTCAACCTAACAAAAAGGAATCTGCCCATTTagagaaaaatgacaaaaggtaAAGCCACCAAAAGGTGGGTCTGAAAAGTAGCATCTAGAAGTTTTGGAAGAAAAGAATTAAAAGTCAACCCTTAGGacctctcaaaaaagaaagttCAGCTAGGAACTTTTAGAAAGGAAATCTCAAAAAgggaaaataatgagaaaataaggaaGGGATCAGGCACTAATGTTGCTGACACAACATTGGTTTTGGTACTCAAGGAAGAAAATGGAGGAAATCAGTGGCACACCAAAAACCCTAGTAAGGCACTATAAAAGGGGGGGGAGCCAACAGTAAAAACCATGGAGCAATAACTAATCGGAGCCTAAAAAACCTTTGAAAAACACTATGAGGGATCCTAAGGCTGACACTAGGGGATACACTTGGATTCAAAGAGATTCAAACATTACAAGTCTTAGAACCCCAAAAGGGTTATCTAAGTCTATGGCTTTGGAACTTATTCGGAACTTGCAACATATCCCAgcgaagaaagaaaataatgtaTTATTAAAAACTCAAGAAATAATGAAGCATTACTTATTATTCTGAGGATCCCTAATGTTTTACTCACCtttcttttttacatatattattCCTTTACTGTTCCTTACTGCATAACATGTATATGTTCTGCATGTATGAGTGTGTATGTATTGTAGGATTCATGTTTTGTTTCGTCAGCCCAATATTGTTGCGGTGAACCAAGTCCAGTCCACCAAACAATCTGTACAAGGTTCAGGAtatttgtttctacttgggcTTGAGTGCCATCCAAAATAAGAACCCACAAACACTCAAAGGTCAAAACCTCCTAGATACTCCTAAAAcctcaaaatgaccaaattgaacttatgaaaatgacaaaaatatcccctaaaaacactaaaaataaGCTCTTAAAAATCtctaaatgataaaaatattcttacaatctccaaaatacccacaaaatctctaaaatgaatTAAATACCTCCCATGCCtacaaaatgatcaaaattaTGTTGAAACCTccaaatgaaataataataataataataataataataataataataataataactagtctcatcacacgcgcttcgcgcatgtgatgacacttttttttttggatttagtattataatttttctttcattacaatttgaaaaaatagataggattttttttttttcaaagagaataagatTCATTTCTCAATTAGAAACTTTTGCGTGTTTATCTAAATCCAATTGATGACGTAAtagttatgaaaaaaatgataatgtaataaatccaaaaaaaaatgataatataatagtttaaaaaaagaaatatgggATAATTTAGTCagacacctttttttttttaacatgtgcTAGTTTTTCCTTATTGTATTGGAGGGgtagttattttcttttaaatgtgAGTAGTGGGAACTGGGAAGTTCTTTTTCTGAGAAGAAAAGTGAGAAAGTTTTATTGTacacatttcttttttatgagtAATTCTATTCAAAAAATGtggagaaaataaaaacatgggGAGTTTTTTAACCTATTGagtagaagtaggaatttattaGAAATAGAAAGGCACTATAAAGTAGAAGGAATATTATCTTtgttaatttactattttaactccAATTTTAAGTTCTAGATAGAgttattttttactataaaaaaagaaataactaactttcttttgtcaatttactattttaaccttatttttaagttgttg from Castanea sativa cultivar Marrone di Chiusa Pesio chromosome 11, ASM4071231v1 harbors:
- the LOC142617117 gene encoding uncharacterized protein LOC142617117 — its product is MWRLIRTNTNLLSTQHKHSITKPRPVSLRPVDYSTSQIHDTVREITTILTHNNWQLLLDSSDLPTKLNPDVIRSFILQNRVVDPTRLLSFFLWSEHKVGTFQNLDILSLLVVSLCNFKIYEPANEILERMIRICNSSCDVLGAIDVCYRECDVGSKSNAFVFDMLVGSYRKMGFIDEAVNVFMGLKNVGFMPSMLCCNSLLRELLKVNKMEMFLKVCDRMSEMKIAFDVYTYVIVINAHFKAGNVNEAKRVFLEMGGKGCIPNLVAYNVVIHGLCRARRVDEAIEMKKSMVKKGLGPDCYTYVTLVNGYCMEKRLREAKLVLSEMRDIGLRPDLIGYNALIDGFVKQGDVEEALRIKDEMVTHGIWIDRVLYNTLLNGLCRAGKMEKAREVMNELIRTDIGLDSRIYSWLIEGYCREHDMIHAFELLDESKKRNLAPTKVTYSVIISGLCQYGNLRQANTVLGEMITRGLKPNAIIYTALVSAHTRESRFEEARRMLEGMKECGIIPDIFCYNSLIIGLCKAKKMKEARTYLAEMLDRGLEPNAYIYGAFIYGYSESGEMQMADRYYSEMLGHGVVPNDVIYRALIDGHCKEGNITEAFSKFRFVLARGFLPDVKTYCVLINGLSRNGKMEEALGIFSELSEKGLVPDVFTYTSLMTGFCKQGDVERAFQLHEEMCKKGVNPNIVTYNVLIGGLQKAGDIEKANELFSGILDRGLTPNGVTYARIIDGYCKSGNVNKALQLFDEMPLRGIPPDSFVYNVLLSGCCEEGKLEKAQELFLDMLHKGFATGLSFNTLIDRFCKSKKLQEASNLLEKMLEKQVMPDHVTYTTLIDRHCKAWNMEEARKLFLEMQARGLVPTTITYSSLLHGYNSIGKRSEVFSLFEEMVAKGIKPDKITYCELIDAHRKEGNLMEALRLRDELNKMGMSMKFGAYNALVQALCTKEEFSEALTLLDEMGERGHRLSFATCRTIACGFQRVGNMEKAAAVLERMLGYGWVSNSVSLTDLLDHNEHGWKPEESNKLLNQMA